GACCTCTTCGTTGGTCGCAGTAAGATTCATCTTCGTGGCGCGCTGCTCGACAATCTCTTCGTCGATCAGCTCGCGCAGAACATTCAAACGCAGCGAGTCGGCCTGCTCCTGCGACGGCTGCTGTTGTTGCTGAGCGGCATCTCCAAGCTGCGCCTTGTAGGCCTTGTCCAGATCAGCCTGCATAATGGCATGGCCATTCACCGTCGCGACTACATCCGCACTATGTCCGCGATTGCATCCAGCAACAGGCAACAGACCTGAAGCCAGAATCAGCACTGCCGGAAGAGAGACGGCACGAAAGGAGCGCGTTGTAAAAGTACGTTCGGTATCGGTCGACAAGCTCGGCACGTCCGTGTTCGGCATCCAAATCTCCTGCATTCTTCTGCTAGTTGCCGGGTTTGGTCGCCGGCGGGGTTTGAGGCTGAGCCTGAATTGGTGTCGGTGGCGGTGGCGGCGTCTGCCCGGAGGCAATCAGCGCGCTATCGATCATACGATACACATCCTCCAACGGCTGCGCTCCCTCCACCTTTTCTCCATTAATGAATAGCGCCGGGGTCGAATCCACGCCCAGGCTCTCGCCCAACTTGATCGACGCTTTGATCGCCGTGTCATCCTGCTTCGCGAGGCACGCGTTCAGGGCGTCCGCGTTCAAGTTCTGTTTCTTCCCCTCATCGCGCGCCAGCGTATCGAGGTTCTCGTTGGCCTTTGCGAGACTCTTCTCCGTACCGCCAAGGTCTCCCGCGTGCGCGTGGATGTAATCCACCAGATTCCAGTAGCCCACCGGGCTCTGGGCACCCACGCAGTTCGTGTCGATCGCCGCGCGCATCGCCCACGGATGCTGATCCAGCGGAAAGTCACGATAGACGATATGAATCTGGTTCTTGTAACGCTCTGTCAGCGCAGGAAACAGCTGTTCATGCATCTTCGCGCAGTATGGGCACTCCAGGTCGTCGAACCCGACGATCAGCACCGGCGCATTCGCCGGACCACCTCGCGACGGCCTTCCATCGCCACTCACCAGCAGCTTCGGATCCTTGCTGATATCGAATTTGCTGAACTGTGCCAGGGTGTTGCCGTCGGTCGAGATCAGAAAATCCGACGGTTTGCTCGACTTGCCGTCGGCCAGAAATGACACGCTGATTTTGTCAAAGCCCGGCACCTCGCTCCTGGTGCGCGGTCCAACCTGAATCACATACCCGGCTGGAACCGACGCCCGCGAACGAATCAGCACCTCCACCCGTCGCACGAGTTCGGGAGAGAGCTTCCCCGAAGTGTCGCTCGTCGTCGGAGTCGGAGTCTGGGCGTGGCAACCAAGGGCAGCCAGCGCAAAGGCAAAGATCAGGGTTCGGAACGGCTTCACAGCAATCAGCACAATACCTCGATTATCTCACGCAGAGGCGATTTACAAGGCCGCGGACCCCTCTGAGCGGCCCCAGGAACACACGCGCGGCCACGCCTCAGAACAGACTCGCCGCCCGCCTCAGATTGCCCGCAGTCCCGATGTTCAACAACGTAAAGTTGAATCTCTCGGTGGTCTCATTTCGTACCGAGCCCAGCTCGTACTTCCGAACCTCTACGCTGAATCCGCAGCAGTCCCAGTTATACGACCCCTGCACCGCCCCGTACTGTACCAGGCCGGTATTGTTCGCGTTCAGATCCAGTCCAACATTCCCCGCAAGACCCAGCCCAGGCTTGGTCGGCGACCCGTACCCCAGCAGCAGCCGCAACTGGTCGAAGTTCGAGACGGGAGAACTCACGCCCTCTGTGTAGAAACGCCCCGGAGCGTTCAGCCGCGCATAGCTCAATCCGGCAAAGACGTTGTTTTGATGCACGTCCACGAACACATTGTTAGACGTAAACTTCTTCGCTCCGGTATCGAGGTCGAAGTCCCACTCCACATCCATATGCGACGAGGTCCGCACACGTAGACGCGAGATCAGCGGCGAGATCGCCCGCGGCTCGGTCAGAAACGCAATCCCGGAGAAGTTCAGCGTCGTGTCGAAGATATTTCGCCGGCCATTGATTACGGCTCCGCCAAAGTTCTCGTTGAAGAAATACTTCTGCGTCAGCCGCCAGCTGATCAGCGGATGACTGCCGCAGCTGGGCAGCTTATCCTTTGCGTCAACACTTGCCCCCCTGGTCTGAACCATGCCGCTATCGTCATCCCAGTACTGGGTCTGCGCCGTGCTCACCGGCCTCTCCTTGCAGGGCCGATCCTTCACCGGCCGCAAGAACAACCGTTGCGTCGCTCCATACTCCAGTTCATTCGTATCGCTCACAATATCGACATCGTCGAAGCGCAGCACACTCAAAAAGTTATTCACTCCGGTCACATACCGGTAGGTCAGCTCCGGTTCGATCGTGTGCTTCACATCGTTGCCGTAGAACAGCTTCTCCACGCGTGGTGAATCGAAGGTCCGCTCCACCACAGGAGCCCGCAGAGCAGCCTCGACTTCTAGATCCGACCGATTCAACGGATTCGGAAGCTCGACCGGCACTCCTATCTCTGCGTAGGGAACCTGCCTGCTTCTGCTGTATGCCGTCTCGCGCACCGCAACCGACGACAATACTCGCCACCCATCAAGCCCCAGTCGATACGAGAGCTCCGGATGCACATCGAAGCGCTGCGTTAAACCGCCAGTAGAAAAGCCCGGCTCCACGCGCGACAGTCCAGCATGCGAGGCATCCACGCTCCACAGCAATCCGGTCCTGCCGATCTCATGCTCGGTACTGCCGAAGTCCAGCGACGGCGCATGAAAGATCTTCACCTCTTCTTCCGGAATCGCGGGAGCGGTCGGGGTCGCAGCCACACCCGCCTGTTTCAACCCCTGGTAGCGATCCACACGCGCCGAAGCGGCATAGCCGTCCCACTCATGCACGCCATACACGATCGAAAGGATGTCGCTCGACACCGCCACGCTGAAGTTCTCCGCAAATGCCTCGCGATACGCATAGGAACTCAGATACTCAACATCCCCCGCCACTCTCGTCTGCGAACTGAAGTCATGCCGGCCTGAAACCGTCACGTCTTCTCCGCCCTGGTTCAAGTACACGCCGTTGGTATAGATTCCACGGTCGATCAGCCCTGTATATCTCGCCTTCGCAAAGTCATTGCCCAGCCCACGATATCGAAACGTCGCCGACTGCTCCCACCCACGCAGCGAGTAATACTGCGCGCCCACCGTCAGATCGGTGCTGCGATTGATCGCCCAGTAGAACTCCTCGCCCAGCGTAAATCCCTTCGTCGACGAGTACCCCGGCACCGGGATCATGAAGCCTGTCTGCCTCTGCTCCGAATCGACCGGATGCGTGACATACGGCAAGAACAGCACGGGAATATTCATCAATCGAAAGGTGCTGTTCTGCGCCTTCGCCTTCTCGCTGTCCACGGCAAACTTTCCCGCGTAGAGCATCCAGTCCGGGTGCGGCAACTGACAAGTCGTCAACGTGCCCTCGTAGATCTCGTACGACTGCGGCCCCGTCCGGACCACCATCCGCCCCGTAAACAAAAATGGATTACTGCTCGAATACGTCAGCGTGTGCCCTGCGCTCTTCATCCCCACGGAGCCGACTACGTCGTAAAAAGTCGCCGTCTGCTGCTTCAGATTCATCGTGCCGTGTCTGGCGGTTAGGTCCTCGTGGTTCGCGCCCCCGCTCACATGCAGATGCCCTGTCGCCGTCAAATCCCCGGTGTCCTGATCGAATTCGATGTGGTCCGCTTCTACGACTCGGTCGCGGTAGGTAACCTTGACATCGCCATCCAAGGTGACGACGCTTCCGTTCCTCAGCAGAGTGTCCTCCTCTGTCTTCACGTCTGTCGTGTCGTCGGTCGCGGGTAGCACCTCCGCCACCGGATATTGCGTCGCTCCCGGCGCGTCCGGCAGGCTCGAAGACGACTGCTGCTCTTCAGCCAGGGGGGTTGCCTGACTCGTCACCTGCTGTCCCAGCAGATGTGGATGACTTGCCGCGAGCACCATGATAGTTATCAAGAGGTAAACAGTCGTCCGAACGCTTCTGGAGTCCCTTCCGTGAGCCTTCGGGACTGGATGCAACGGCTTCAATCCGCCGGACAGCAAAGCCAGCAAAGGCAGTCGGCGCTGCCAATGGGTCTTCCTCCCAGGTTCGTTCGGTTTGAAACTTGTCAGACGTGCCACCCTTTGAGGCTAAACGATTTTACGGAAGCGAGTTTGGAATTGAGCACAATGAGCTCTGCACAGCGTGACCTGCTACCACTGGACGAAGCCCCGAGCGAAACGGGAGCAGCTGCGCCCTTTGCGCTTAAGGAACAAGTAGCCCAGCGCCTGGCCGCCCATCGTGCCCGCCGCAACCAGCAATCGGGCTCCGCGGTCACTGCCATCGCGCAACCCGGCCCCGAAAAGTCCCGTTCCTCCCGCATCGCCGCCACGGTCGCCGAGCGCTACGCCAACTCCCCCAGCTACCGCACCTTCCTCGCCGAGCAGGCCGAAGCCGCCATCCGCGAGGCCGAAGCCGCAGCCGAGATCGCCGCCCTCAGCGCCAAGGCCGTAGCCGATGCTCAATACCAACTCCTGGCCGATCTCGATCAATGGACCCTGACGCCGCCAACGCCTGCGCCAGTCCCGGCGCCAAAACTCGCCACTGCGGAACCCTCTAACGCCGAAGCGCTCCCACACACCTCTCCAACCGGCTCTCAGACGACAGCCCCTGCTCTCACTGTAAGACCCTACGAAGACGCAACCCGCCGCCCCCTGCAGGAACAAGCCGTTACCCCCAGCCGCCCGCTGATCTACGAGGCCTATGAAGCGTCGAACGAAGCTGAAACCCTGGCGCTTGACGAGGAGATCGCCTTCCGCCAGGCTCCTGTCTTCGAAGAGTCCGGCCCTCCCATCGAGATTCCGGCTAACCTTATCGAGTTTCCTCGTCAGCTGGTAGCCGCTCGTAAAGCCCGCCCGCGACTGGCGGAAGGTCCGCTCCGCGAAGATGCCGATCAGGTCCCCCACAATGTGCCGGCAGCGCAGCTCCGCATCTTCGAAGTTGAAGCGGCCCAGATCTCCACCTCCCCGGTCGTAGAATCCATCGCGCCCGAGTGGTCCTCCATCCTGCTCGCGGCCCACCCGGTCGCGGCCCCGGTGGAATCGGCTGAGGCGCCCTTCCAGCTCGAGCACCGACCCGAAGCCGCGCCTCTCAACCTGCGCCTCATGGCCGCTATCGTCGATGGCTGCATCATTACAGCCTCGTTCCTGTGCTTCGTCGCGGCCTTCGCCGTCACGGTTGGCAAGCTCTCAACCAATCCCGTGAGCTTCGCCCCTCATATTGTTCCGATGAGCCTGCAGACCGCCGCCATCGGTACAGCCGGGACTCTGGCCGCCCTTGCCTTGATCTACCAGCTTCTGTTCTTCACCTTCAGCGAAGCCACCCCTGGTATGCGCTATGCCCGCATCGGCCTCTGCACTCTTGCCGACGACAACCCAACCCGCTCGGCCATGCGCCGCCGCATCTTCGCGTCTGTCCTTGCGGCGTGTCCGCTGGGCATCGGCTTCCTCTGGGCATGGATGGATGAAGACGGCCTGGGCTGGCACGACCGTATCTCCCGCATGTATCAACGAAGCTATTAGAAGATTCTGTCCTGCCGGACGGGCCTCCTGCGCGGAGGGCGCCCACTTCGTGGGGCGTATATCTTGTTTGGGTGAATTGACTGCAGTGGTCCTCGCGATGCTCGGAAGGAAGATCATGCCGACCAACGGGAGGCCCTGCGCAGATCATCCTGCCCGGAC
This Tunturibacter gelidoferens DNA region includes the following protein-coding sequences:
- a CDS encoding DsbA family protein; amino-acid sequence: MLIAVKPFRTLIFAFALAALGCHAQTPTPTTSDTSGKLSPELVRRVEVLIRSRASVPAGYVIQVGPRTRSEVPGFDKISVSFLADGKSSKPSDFLISTDGNTLAQFSKFDISKDPKLLVSGDGRPSRGGPANAPVLIVGFDDLECPYCAKMHEQLFPALTERYKNQIHIVYRDFPLDQHPWAMRAAIDTNCVGAQSPVGYWNLVDYIHAHAGDLGGTEKSLAKANENLDTLARDEGKKQNLNADALNACLAKQDDTAIKASIKLGESLGVDSTPALFINGEKVEGAQPLEDVYRMIDSALIASGQTPPPPPTPIQAQPQTPPATKPGN
- a CDS encoding RDD family protein, with translation MSSAQRDLLPLDEAPSETGAAAPFALKEQVAQRLAAHRARRNQQSGSAVTAIAQPGPEKSRSSRIAATVAERYANSPSYRTFLAEQAEAAIREAEAAAEIAALSAKAVADAQYQLLADLDQWTLTPPTPAPVPAPKLATAEPSNAEALPHTSPTGSQTTAPALTVRPYEDATRRPLQEQAVTPSRPLIYEAYEASNEAETLALDEEIAFRQAPVFEESGPPIEIPANLIEFPRQLVAARKARPRLAEGPLREDADQVPHNVPAAQLRIFEVEAAQISTSPVVESIAPEWSSILLAAHPVAAPVESAEAPFQLEHRPEAAPLNLRLMAAIVDGCIITASFLCFVAAFAVTVGKLSTNPVSFAPHIVPMSLQTAAIGTAGTLAALALIYQLLFFTFSEATPGMRYARIGLCTLADDNPTRSAMRRRIFASVLAACPLGIGFLWAWMDEDGLGWHDRISRMYQRSY
- a CDS encoding LPS-assembly protein LptD, with product MVLAASHPHLLGQQVTSQATPLAEEQQSSSSLPDAPGATQYPVAEVLPATDDTTDVKTEEDTLLRNGSVVTLDGDVKVTYRDRVVEADHIEFDQDTGDLTATGHLHVSGGANHEDLTARHGTMNLKQQTATFYDVVGSVGMKSAGHTLTYSSSNPFLFTGRMVVRTGPQSYEIYEGTLTTCQLPHPDWMLYAGKFAVDSEKAKAQNSTFRLMNIPVLFLPYVTHPVDSEQRQTGFMIPVPGYSSTKGFTLGEEFYWAINRSTDLTVGAQYYSLRGWEQSATFRYRGLGNDFAKARYTGLIDRGIYTNGVYLNQGGEDVTVSGRHDFSSQTRVAGDVEYLSSYAYREAFAENFSVAVSSDILSIVYGVHEWDGYAASARVDRYQGLKQAGVAATPTAPAIPEEEVKIFHAPSLDFGSTEHEIGRTGLLWSVDASHAGLSRVEPGFSTGGLTQRFDVHPELSYRLGLDGWRVLSSVAVRETAYSRSRQVPYAEIGVPVELPNPLNRSDLEVEAALRAPVVERTFDSPRVEKLFYGNDVKHTIEPELTYRYVTGVNNFLSVLRFDDVDIVSDTNELEYGATQRLFLRPVKDRPCKERPVSTAQTQYWDDDSGMVQTRGASVDAKDKLPSCGSHPLISWRLTQKYFFNENFGGAVINGRRNIFDTTLNFSGIAFLTEPRAISPLISRLRVRTSSHMDVEWDFDLDTGAKKFTSNNVFVDVHQNNVFAGLSYARLNAPGRFYTEGVSSPVSNFDQLRLLLGYGSPTKPGLGLAGNVGLDLNANNTGLVQYGAVQGSYNWDCCGFSVEVRKYELGSVRNETTERFNFTLLNIGTAGNLRRAASLF